The genomic window TAAGTATTGAGTTAGCTAAAAGGCTGAATGGAGAAATTATTAGCGGTGATTCGATGCAAATCTATAGAGGCATGGATATTGGCACTGCAAAAATTAAACAGGATGAAATGGAGGGTATTCCCCATCATTTAATTGATATTAAAGATCCAGATGAGCCTTTTTCTGTTGCAGAATTTCAGGAACTTGTGAGGGAGAAAATTTCCGAGATTACCTTAAGAGGAAAAATGCCGATGATTGTTGGTGGAACTGGCTTGTATATCCAGTCTGTTATTTTCGATTATCACTTTTCAGATGCCCCATCTGATGAGGCTTTTCGTCATATGCTTGAAAAAAAGGCAGAGGCCGAGGGAAATGAAAGTGTACATCTCGAATTAAGCAAGGTTGATCCCGAAAGCGCAGAAAGAATTCATCCTAATAATATTCGCCGAGTCATAAGAGCATTGGAAGTTTATCATTGTACTGGTAAAACGATAAACAAATTACAGGAAAACCAGAAGCCAGAGCTTATGTATAATGCAGCTATTATTGGGCTAACAATGGAT from Bacillus sp. DTU_2020_1000418_1_SI_GHA_SEK_038 includes these protein-coding regions:
- the miaA gene encoding tRNA (adenosine(37)-N6)-dimethylallyltransferase MiaA, giving the protein MGKEKLVVLIGPTAVGKTKLSIELAKRLNGEIISGDSMQIYRGMDIGTAKIKQDEMEGIPHHLIDIKDPDEPFSVAEFQELVREKISEITLRGKMPMIVGGTGLYIQSVIFDYHFSDAPSDEAFRHMLEKKAEAEGNESVHLELSKVDPESAERIHPNNIRRVIRALEVYHCTGKTINKLQENQKPELMYNAAIIGLTMDRDILYQRINTRVDLMIKEGLLEEVEWLFNQDIKDCQSIQAIGYKELYEYFSHSISLEEAISLLKQNSRRYAKRQLTWFRNKMNVDWFDMSEVVTSGMFEKKLAEISTHIEGKLQIKSNT